In Nitrospinota bacterium, a single genomic region encodes these proteins:
- a CDS encoding HyaD/HybD family hydrogenase maturation endopeptidase, whose product MSKDEKIIVLGLGNILMSDEGVGVRVVDRLKEMYTFPANVEVYDGGTTGMHGLLPLMEEADHMIVIDAVNAPGEAGDVYRYNLEDFKLTIPKKLSAHDIGFIECLAVAEINETLPRSVTVIGVKPSDMTTMSMDLTETVSARIDDLMDMTVAELRSLGASPILS is encoded by the coding sequence ATGAGCAAGGACGAAAAGATAATAGTATTGGGGCTTGGAAACATTCTGATGTCGGACGAGGGTGTCGGGGTGAGGGTAGTCGACAGGCTTAAGGAGATGTACACATTCCCCGCCAACGTGGAGGTCTACGACGGCGGCACAACCGGGATGCACGGTCTCCTTCCATTGATGGAAGAGGCCGACCATATGATAGTGATAGACGCGGTGAACGCCCCCGGCGAGGCCGGGGATGTCTATCGATACAACCTGGAAGATTTCAAGCTGACGATACCGAAAAAACTCTCGGCGCACGATATAGGTTTCATCGAGTGCCTCGCTGTCGCTGAGATAAACGAAACTCTTCCTCGATCGGTCACGGTCATTGGGGTAAAGCCGTCTGACATGACAACGATGTCGATGGATCTTACCGAAACGGTGAGCGCCCGCATCGATGATCTAATGGATATGACAGTTGCCGAACTCCGCTCGCTCGGCGCGTCACCGATCCTATCCTGA
- the cybH gene encoding Ni/Fe-hydrogenase, b-type cytochrome subunit, which translates to MYGYGISGKKKQLVYTRNFTNRLIHWIIFFSVIVLMVTGYYIGEPVAIYGIGEPYRLFPMANIRLIHFVAAMFLDISLMVWVYLAFFSWHHKYYRELVPSIEVIKESWVVLKCYFNFKKPPFYPRFDPLDGLLFFFLNVIMVIQMLTGFQLYVMALPESYWWANIIHLTTDWVTWLFGNSQNVRIYHHLMQWIMLAGVIVHVYLQVTKTILWKDGHIGQIVGGYKYRDVD; encoded by the coding sequence ATGTACGGCTACGGAATATCGGGAAAGAAGAAACAGCTTGTCTATACCCGGAACTTCACCAACCGGCTCATACACTGGATAATCTTCTTCTCGGTCATAGTGCTGATGGTTACCGGCTACTACATCGGCGAACCTGTGGCTATCTACGGGATTGGCGAACCGTACAGGCTGTTCCCGATGGCGAACATCCGCCTTATCCATTTCGTTGCGGCGATGTTTCTCGATATCAGCCTTATGGTATGGGTCTATCTCGCGTTTTTCAGCTGGCACCACAAGTACTACAGGGAGCTTGTGCCGAGCATTGAAGTTATCAAGGAGTCATGGGTGGTTTTGAAATGCTATTTCAACTTCAAGAAACCGCCGTTTTATCCCCGCTTCGACCCGCTCGACGGATTGCTCTTCTTTTTCCTGAACGTCATCATGGTCATACAGATGCTCACCGGCTTCCAGCTTTATGTTATGGCTCTCCCTGAAAGCTACTGGTGGGCCAACATCATTCATCTGACAACCGACTGGGTAACGTGGCTCTTCGGCAATTCGCAGAACGTGCGAATCTACCATCATCTCATGCAGTGGATAATGCTGGCCGGGGTTATCGTGCATGTCTATCTGCAGGTGACGAAAACGATCCTCTGGAAGGACGGGCATATCGGGCAGATTGTCGGCGGATATAAATACAGGGATGTGGATTAG